In Promicromonospora sp. Populi, one genomic interval encodes:
- a CDS encoding DUF6725 family protein produces the protein MTFATPPVPDGVPGGVSGGDWRGLPPGTRVVVRRRLAPAGPVVSDGGTAHRWTDLIGFVVEVSDAGLRLRTDPVPGRGEPQEVDVAAADIEAAKPIPPRPVRRSGPPR, from the coding sequence GTGACATTCGCTACACCACCCGTGCCAGACGGCGTACCAGGCGGCGTGTCAGGCGGCGACTGGCGCGGTCTGCCGCCCGGCACACGGGTAGTGGTCCGCCGCCGGCTAGCGCCCGCAGGCCCCGTCGTGTCCGACGGCGGCACCGCGCACCGCTGGACCGACCTGATCGGCTTTGTCGTCGAGGTGTCCGACGCCGGTCTACGGCTGCGCACCGACCCGGTGCCCGGCCGCGGCGAGCCGCAGGAGGTCGACGTGGCGGCCGCCGACATCGAGGCCGCCAAGCCGATCCCCCCGAGACCCGTCAGGCGTTCTGGTCCACCCAGATGA
- a CDS encoding ferredoxin — MKIIVDRDACCGAGQCVLLAPDVFDQDEEGIVKLLNERPGPEHDFAVQEAVSMCPTGVIWVDQNA, encoded by the coding sequence ATGAAGATCATCGTGGACCGTGACGCCTGCTGCGGCGCCGGCCAGTGCGTCCTGCTCGCACCCGACGTGTTCGACCAGGACGAGGAGGGGATCGTGAAGCTGCTGAACGAGCGCCCGGGCCCCGAGCACGACTTCGCCGTCCAGGAGGCCGTGAGCATGTGCCCGACCGGCGTCATCTGGGTGGACCAGAACGCCTGA